The Roseococcus microcysteis genome contains a region encoding:
- the bcsA gene encoding UDP-forming cellulose synthase catalytic subunit yields the protein MSAAPSRRSEWLARLPLARTKLFGTLMALFGGVFALLVIVVPMEAEQQAVFGLLGFLVFLIFNRLPGRTVTIMLAVLSALVSLRYIYWRVTETLDFHGFWQTFLGTGLVLAELYALVVLVLAYVQLLWPLERKPAPMPDDPDEWPVVDVFIPTYNEALEVVRPTVFAALAMDWPADKLRVHLLDDGRRDEFRRFAAEAGCNYIIRPDNKGAKAGNINHAMAQTDGEYIVVFDCDHVATRAFLQLTMGWMLRDKGLAMVQTPHHFYSPDPFERNLVVGRKVPNEGLLFYGLIQQGNDFWGAAFFCGSCAVIRRAALEAIGGVPTETVTEDCHASLKMQMAGWRTAYLRVPLAAGLATERLVLHIGQRMRWARGMIQILRIENPLFARGLNLPQRICYFLSTIHYLFPLPRFVFLTAPLAFLIFQENVIAASPLAIVAYAGPHIIHSIVTASRMQTTTRHSFWSEIYETVLTVYLLPVMLATLLDPKRGKFNVTDKGGTLEEGYFDIRAVGPSMILALALITGLMLGVYGLSTNPPASLEFQAYALNVFWALLCLISVLAGIAVGRERRQLRERARVRATVLASAILPDGRRVEGVTEDLSLGGAALRLDRPEGVEDDALVTIEVDTGMDRTRVPAEVLRWQEGRLQVRFAPQDMRDEGAIVRVVLGRADAWVDWDDVPADRPLRSLRDVVFTIGGLFAGESQFSRPRHAAAKPVQAAPPVATFQEEEEDEEEAPPPRRRRFWHRTAATATLVLGLLVPGFALAQGAPPPLAPLPPPPGATRPQAAPPAAPSLAPPPAPSLAPVPPPAAPLTLVPRPAAPLGAPSAAPPPVAAQPPAAAAPAAQPFGLPGLFGAAPATGIRQETRTLSQLGLAGPMQLRGVSDLQGVLFGVRGDEVVTQAVLLLEGATSPALIPELSQIAITMNEQFVGAVQPDRGRPAFGPLEFPINPAFFSDANRLNFRFSGRYAIECNDPVSGLLWASISNNSTLTLTLERLPTVRDLARLPEPFFDPRLLREPLVLPIIMPGSPSDDMIRAGAIVSSWFAIQADYRGATFPVASEIPMQGNAVVFLAGLDSVPGLAIPRLDGPTLAVVDNPNDPLGLLLVVAGRTGIEMVAAATALGAGREALTGELALVSAQDIPARLPYDAPRWVRTDRPVRFGELMDPSELQAFGYVPGPIQVPFRTAPDLYTWRGRPLQADIRFRAPPGPILDVAVSRMDVAINDVFLRSVPLAGSDPGWPLSWVREQFFSTDRGQANVGMPTYLMFGQNELQLRFDMRPLHRGDCVAVPGDIRAAVDPDSTLDLTRAHRFATLPNLAHFVSSGFPFTRLADFAQTAAVIPERPTAAELESVFTLMGKLSAIVGYPPIGMQVARPDGLQAVADRDLLVFGELSRQPALARLLADGPIQMEGNRLTVRVNDGLPAFRHIFGGERQEMVDRVSAQLAAPGEALGALIGFQSPLRAGRSVVALTGSSQEGVEAMIVALRDREQLPRVQGDLALLSGGRVDAFRIGPTYTVGLLPPWLWPEYYLGNNPWTLVLVTTLALILLAAPLYWVLRRRAARRLRERSL from the coding sequence TTGAGCGCGGCACCCTCCCGCAGGTCCGAATGGCTCGCCCGGCTGCCGCTGGCGCGCACGAAGCTGTTCGGCACGCTGATGGCGCTCTTCGGCGGCGTCTTCGCGCTGCTGGTCATCGTCGTGCCGATGGAGGCCGAGCAGCAGGCGGTTTTCGGCCTGCTGGGCTTCCTGGTCTTCCTCATCTTCAACCGGCTGCCGGGCCGCACCGTCACCATCATGCTGGCGGTGCTCTCGGCGCTGGTGTCGCTGCGCTACATCTACTGGCGCGTCACCGAGACGCTGGACTTCCACGGCTTCTGGCAGACCTTCCTCGGCACCGGGCTGGTGCTGGCGGAACTCTATGCGCTGGTGGTGCTGGTGCTGGCCTACGTCCAGCTGCTCTGGCCGCTGGAGCGCAAGCCCGCCCCCATGCCGGACGACCCGGACGAATGGCCGGTCGTGGACGTTTTCATCCCCACCTACAACGAGGCGCTGGAGGTGGTGCGCCCCACCGTCTTCGCCGCGCTGGCGATGGACTGGCCGGCCGACAAGCTGCGCGTCCACCTGCTGGACGACGGGCGGCGCGACGAGTTCCGCCGCTTCGCCGCCGAGGCCGGCTGCAACTACATCATCCGCCCCGACAACAAGGGTGCCAAGGCCGGCAACATCAACCACGCCATGGCGCAGACCGATGGCGAATACATCGTGGTGTTCGACTGCGACCACGTGGCGACGCGCGCCTTCCTCCAGCTGACGATGGGCTGGATGCTGCGCGACAAGGGCTTGGCCATGGTGCAGACGCCGCACCATTTCTACAGCCCCGATCCCTTCGAGCGGAACCTCGTGGTCGGCCGCAAGGTGCCCAATGAGGGCCTGCTCTTCTACGGGCTGATCCAGCAGGGCAATGATTTCTGGGGCGCGGCCTTTTTCTGCGGCTCCTGCGCCGTGATCCGGCGCGCCGCGCTGGAAGCGATTGGCGGCGTGCCGACGGAGACGGTCACCGAGGATTGCCACGCCTCGCTCAAGATGCAGATGGCGGGCTGGCGCACGGCCTATCTCCGCGTGCCGCTGGCGGCGGGCCTCGCGACGGAGCGCCTGGTGCTGCACATAGGCCAGCGCATGCGCTGGGCGCGCGGGATGATCCAGATCCTGCGGATCGAGAACCCGCTATTTGCCCGCGGGCTCAACCTCCCGCAGAGAATCTGTTACTTTTTGTCAACCATTCATTACCTTTTCCCGCTGCCGCGCTTCGTATTCCTCACCGCGCCGCTCGCCTTCCTGATCTTCCAGGAGAACGTGATCGCGGCCTCGCCGCTCGCGATCGTGGCCTATGCGGGGCCGCACATCATCCACTCCATCGTGACCGCCTCGCGCATGCAGACCACGACGCGCCATTCCTTCTGGTCCGAGATCTACGAGACGGTGCTGACCGTCTATCTCCTGCCCGTGATGCTCGCCACGCTGCTCGACCCCAAGCGGGGCAAGTTCAACGTGACCGACAAGGGCGGCACGCTGGAGGAAGGCTATTTCGACATCCGCGCCGTCGGCCCCAGCATGATCCTGGCGCTGGCGCTGATCACGGGGCTGATGCTGGGGGTCTATGGCCTCTCCACGAACCCGCCCGCCAGCCTGGAATTCCAGGCCTATGCGCTGAACGTGTTCTGGGCGCTGCTGTGCCTGATCTCGGTTCTGGCCGGCATCGCGGTGGGGCGTGAGCGGCGGCAATTGCGCGAGCGCGCGCGGGTGCGCGCCACCGTGCTGGCCAGCGCCATCCTGCCCGATGGCCGCCGCGTCGAGGGCGTGACCGAAGACCTTTCCCTGGGCGGTGCCGCCCTGCGCCTGGACCGCCCGGAGGGCGTGGAGGATGACGCGCTCGTGACCATCGAAGTGGATACCGGCATGGACCGCACCCGCGTGCCGGCCGAGGTGCTGCGCTGGCAGGAGGGCCGGCTGCAGGTGCGCTTCGCCCCGCAGGACATGCGCGACGAAGGCGCCATCGTGCGCGTCGTGCTGGGCCGGGCCGATGCCTGGGTGGATTGGGACGACGTGCCGGCCGACCGCCCCCTGCGCTCGCTGCGGGACGTGGTCTTCACCATCGGCGGGCTCTTCGCCGGTGAATCCCAGTTCTCCCGCCCGCGCCATGCTGCGGCCAAGCCCGTCCAGGCCGCGCCGCCCGTGGCCACCTTCCAGGAGGAGGAGGAGGACGAGGAGGAGGCCCCGCCGCCCCGCCGCCGCCGCTTCTGGCACCGCACCGCCGCCACGGCCACGCTGGTGCTGGGGCTGCTGGTGCCGGGCTTCGCGCTGGCCCAGGGCGCCCCGCCGCCGCTGGCGCCCCTGCCGCCCCCGCCGGGCGCCACCCGCCCGCAGGCGGCGCCGCCCGCGGCGCCCAGCCTCGCGCCCCCGCCGGCGCCGAGCCTGGCGCCCGTGCCGCCCCCGGCCGCCCCGCTGACGCTGGTGCCGCGCCCCGCCGCCCCCTTGGGCGCCCCCTCGGCCGCCCCGCCGCCCGTCGCGGCCCAGCCGCCCGCCGCTGCCGCGCCCGCGGCGCAGCCCTTCGGCCTGCCCGGCCTGTTCGGCGCCGCCCCCGCCACGGGCATCCGGCAGGAGACGCGCACGCTGAGCCAGCTCGGCCTCGCCGGGCCCATGCAGCTGCGCGGCGTGTCGGATTTGCAGGGCGTGCTGTTCGGCGTGCGCGGCGACGAGGTGGTGACGCAGGCGGTGCTGCTGCTGGAGGGCGCCACCTCGCCCGCGCTGATTCCCGAGCTCAGCCAGATCGCCATCACCATGAACGAGCAGTTCGTGGGCGCGGTGCAGCCCGACCGTGGCCGCCCGGCCTTCGGCCCGCTGGAATTCCCGATCAACCCGGCCTTCTTCTCGGACGCGAACCGGCTGAACTTCCGCTTCTCCGGCCGCTACGCCATCGAGTGCAACGACCCCGTCTCCGGCCTGCTCTGGGCCTCCATCTCCAACAACTCCACGCTGACGCTGACGCTGGAACGGCTGCCCACGGTGCGCGACCTGGCGCGCCTGCCCGAGCCCTTCTTCGACCCGCGCCTGCTGCGCGAGCCGCTGGTGCTGCCCATAATCATGCCGGGCAGCCCCTCGGACGACATGATCCGCGCCGGGGCCATCGTCTCCTCCTGGTTCGCCATCCAGGCGGATTATCGTGGCGCCACCTTCCCCGTGGCCTCCGAGATCCCGATGCAGGGCAATGCGGTGGTGTTCCTGGCGGGGCTGGACAGCGTGCCGGGGCTGGCCATTCCGCGCCTGGATGGCCCGACGCTCGCGGTGGTGGACAACCCCAATGATCCGCTGGGGCTGCTGCTGGTGGTGGCCGGGCGCACGGGCATCGAGATGGTGGCCGCCGCCACCGCGCTGGGCGCGGGCCGCGAGGCGCTGACGGGTGAACTCGCCTTGGTCAGCGCGCAGGACATCCCGGCGCGCCTTCCCTATGACGCGCCGCGCTGGGTCCGCACCGACCGCCCCGTGCGCTTCGGCGAGCTGATGGATCCCTCGGAGCTCCAGGCCTTCGGCTATGTGCCCGGCCCCATCCAGGTGCCCTTCCGCACGGCGCCCGACCTCTACACCTGGCGCGGCCGGCCCCTGCAGGCCGATATCCGCTTCCGCGCGCCGCCCGGGCCCATCCTGGATGTCGCGGTGTCGCGCATGGATGTCGCCATCAACGACGTCTTCCTCCGCTCGGTGCCGCTGGCGGGTTCCGATCCGGGCTGGCCGCTGAGCTGGGTGCGCGAGCAGTTCTTCTCGACCGATCGCGGCCAGGCCAATGTGGGCATGCCCACCTATCTGATGTTCGGGCAGAACGAGTTGCAGCTGCGCTTCGACATGCGCCCGCTGCACCGCGGCGACTGCGTGGCCGTGCCGGGCGACATCCGCGCGGCGGTGGACCCGGACAGCACGCTGGACCTGACGCGGGCGCATCGCTTCGCCACCCTGCCCAACCTCGCGCATTTCGTCAGCTCGGGCTTTCCCTTCACGCGGCTCGCGGATTTCGCGCAGACCGCCGCCGTGATCCCGGAACGCCCCACGGCGGCCGAGCTGGAATCGGTCTTCACCCTGATGGGCAAGCTGTCGGCCATCGTGGGCTACCCGCCCATCGGCATGCAGGTGGCCCGGCCCGACGGGTTGCAGGCGGTGGCCGACCGCGACCTGCTGGTGTTCGGTGAGCTCTCCCGCCAGCCCGCCCTGGCGCGGCTGCTGGCCGATGGCCCCATCCAGATGGAGGGCAACCGGCTGACGGTCCGCGTCAATGACGGGCTGCCCGCCTTCCGGCACATCTTCGGCGGTGAGCGGCAGGAGATGGTGGACCGCGTCTCCGCCCAGCTCGCCGCCCCCGGCGAGGCGCTGGGCGCGCTGATCGGCTTCCAGAGCCCGCTGCGCGCGGGCCGGTCGGTGGTGGCGCTGACGGGCTCCAGCCAGGAGGGGGTGGAGGCGATGATCGTGGCGCTGCGCGACCGCGAGCAGCTGCCGCGCGTGCAGGGGGACCTGGCACTGCTCTCGGGCGGGCGGGTGGATGCCTTCCGCATCGGCCCGACCTATACGGTGGGCTTGCTGCCGCCCTGGCTCTGGCCGGAATACTACCTGGGCAACAACCCCTGGACGCTGGTGCTGGTGACGACCCTGGCGCTGATCCTGCTGGCGGCCCCGCTCTACTGGGTGCTGCGCCGCCGCGCCGCGCGCCGCCTGAGGGAGCGTTCGCTGTGA
- a CDS encoding cellulose synthase operon protein YhjQ/BcsQ — MPLLCFASPKGGVGKTTLAANIADALRRQGRRVLVMDFDPQNTLRLHFGVPLTDTGGFMVELPKRPDWRDLVRQTASGVMLLPHGSGDIRGTLGLAHALERDPELLAAPMRSILGDPNLLVVADTPPGASHALNIIAPMASLVCTVLLPDATSAALIPDIESGRFLGAGTMATLFAGRLRVVLNGVDPNARLSRAAAETVARHIGPRLLGAVARDELVAEALAAQRLVLDLAPASQAAEDLREIARGIEAALPSGPDAFGAGWGAR, encoded by the coding sequence ATGCCCCTTCTCTGTTTCGCCTCGCCCAAAGGTGGTGTCGGCAAGACGACGCTCGCGGCGAATATCGCCGATGCGCTGCGCCGCCAGGGGCGCCGTGTGCTCGTCATGGATTTCGACCCGCAGAACACGCTGCGCCTGCATTTCGGCGTGCCGCTGACCGATACGGGCGGCTTCATGGTGGAGCTGCCCAAGCGGCCGGACTGGCGCGACCTGGTGCGGCAGACCGCCTCCGGCGTGATGCTGCTGCCGCATGGTTCGGGCGACATCCGCGGCACGCTCGGCCTGGCCCACGCGCTGGAGCGTGACCCGGAGCTGCTGGCGGCACCCATGCGCTCCATCCTGGGCGACCCCAACCTGCTGGTGGTGGCGGACACGCCGCCGGGCGCCTCCCACGCGCTCAACATCATCGCGCCCATGGCGAGCCTGGTCTGCACCGTGCTGCTGCCCGATGCCACCAGCGCGGCGCTGATCCCGGACATCGAGAGCGGCCGCTTCCTCGGCGCGGGCACCATGGCGACGCTGTTCGCCGGAAGGCTGCGCGTGGTGCTGAACGGGGTGGACCCCAATGCCCGCCTCTCCCGCGCGGCGGCCGAGACGGTGGCGCGGCATATCGGCCCCCGCCTGCTGGGCGCCGTGGCGCGGGATGAGCTGGTGGCGGAGGCGCTGGCCGCGCAGCGCCTAGTGCTGGACCTCGCCCCCGCCAGCCAGGCGGCCGAGGACCTGCGCGAGATCGCGCGCGGGATCGAGGCCGCGCTGCCCAGCGGGCCCGACGCCTTTGGCGCCGGCTGGGGCGCGCGTTGA
- a CDS encoding glycosyl hydrolase family 8: MTSRFLAPRRAVLKAGPLLLARPAVANPVDALRSQWSRFRDQFMAPEGRVVDTGNGGVSHSEGQGWAMLCAVRADDPISFHRLHGWTMRVLKRPQDELFSWRYAPALATPVSDANNATDGDLFIAWALLEAGARWGDAGHAAQGAALARDILRRLVRMVGAHLVLMPGLRGFEHQAHVVLNPSYYAFPAIRALAAAVPDPAWLRLAADGLGLLRRARFGRWGLPPDWLKLERENGRVRPASGWPPRFSYDAVRVPLYFAWVGLTEEPALTAAARFWSDRAHRHLPAWADLTNDVVSPYAASPGIAAVAQLIRVLRSPATIQTCPTQEGGSVSDYYSASLSLLVALAARDSGLC; this comes from the coding sequence ATGACCTCGCGCTTCCTGGCCCCGCGGCGTGCCGTGCTGAAAGCGGGCCCGCTGCTGCTCGCCCGCCCGGCCGTGGCCAACCCGGTGGACGCCCTGCGCAGCCAATGGTCCCGCTTCCGCGACCAGTTCATGGCGCCGGAGGGCCGGGTGGTGGATACGGGCAATGGCGGCGTCTCCCACTCCGAGGGGCAGGGCTGGGCCATGCTCTGCGCCGTCCGGGCCGATGACCCCATCAGCTTCCACCGCCTGCATGGCTGGACGATGCGTGTGCTGAAACGCCCGCAGGATGAGCTGTTTTCCTGGCGCTATGCCCCCGCCCTCGCCACGCCGGTGAGTGACGCGAACAACGCAACCGATGGTGACCTGTTCATCGCCTGGGCGCTGCTGGAGGCCGGCGCGCGCTGGGGCGATGCGGGGCATGCGGCGCAGGGCGCGGCCTTGGCGCGCGACATCCTGCGGCGCCTGGTGCGCATGGTGGGGGCGCATCTGGTGCTGATGCCCGGCCTGCGCGGCTTCGAGCACCAGGCGCATGTGGTGCTGAACCCATCCTATTATGCCTTCCCGGCCATTCGTGCCCTGGCCGCCGCCGTGCCGGACCCCGCCTGGCTGCGGCTGGCGGCGGACGGGCTGGGCCTGCTGCGCCGGGCGCGCTTCGGCCGCTGGGGCCTGCCGCCCGACTGGCTGAAGCTGGAGCGGGAGAATGGGCGGGTCCGTCCCGCTTCCGGCTGGCCGCCCCGATTTTCCTACGACGCGGTGCGGGTGCCGCTCTATTTCGCCTGGGTGGGGCTGACCGAAGAGCCGGCGTTGACCGCCGCGGCACGCTTCTGGTCCGACCGGGCGCACCGGCATCTTCCTGCCTGGGCCGATCTCACCAATGATGTTGTATCGCCCTACGCGGCTTCGCCCGGCATCGCGGCGGTCGCGCAACTGATCCGCGTGTTGCGGTCGCCAGCCACAATCCAGACGTGCCCCACACAAGAAGGCGGCTCCGTTTCCGATTATTACTCCGCCTCGCTGTCCTTGTTGGTTGCATTGGCTGCAAGAGATTCGGGTCTATGCTGA
- a CDS encoding fumarylacetoacetate hydrolase family protein, whose product MALRLVTFAPHGGGPARAGALLNDGEVLDFAAAGLPYAEMTQVIEGGAEALSAIRAAMAAPAATARLPLSEVTLCAPIPRPARNVFCVGRNYMDHVAEGDRTRGITNSELPKFPQFFTKAPDTVIAHGATIPDHGATGITKWLDYEAELTIVVGTAGTNIAPEDALKHVFGWTIANDVTGRDLQRRYGQWFKGKSLDGSCPMGPWIIPADELDASDIAIQLWVNDEMRQSSRTSKMIFDVGQIMHHLSLGFTLRPGDLIMTGTPEGVGYAMDPPQVLKTGDVVKIAVEGIGELVNPVG is encoded by the coding sequence ATGGCGCTTCGTCTCGTCACCTTTGCCCCGCACGGGGGCGGCCCGGCCCGCGCCGGCGCCCTGCTCAATGACGGCGAGGTGCTGGATTTCGCCGCCGCCGGCCTGCCCTATGCCGAGATGACGCAGGTGATCGAGGGGGGCGCCGAGGCGCTTTCCGCCATCCGCGCCGCCATGGCCGCCCCCGCCGCCACCGCCCGGCTGCCGCTGTCGGAGGTCACGCTCTGCGCGCCCATTCCGCGCCCGGCGCGCAACGTCTTCTGCGTGGGCCGCAACTACATGGACCATGTGGCCGAAGGCGACCGCACGCGGGGCATCACCAACAGCGAGCTGCCGAAATTCCCGCAATTCTTCACCAAGGCGCCGGACACGGTCATCGCCCATGGCGCCACCATCCCGGACCACGGCGCCACCGGCATCACGAAGTGGCTGGACTATGAGGCGGAGCTGACCATCGTCGTCGGCACCGCCGGCACCAACATCGCGCCCGAGGACGCGCTGAAGCACGTCTTCGGCTGGACCATCGCGAATGACGTGACGGGGCGCGACCTGCAGCGCCGCTACGGGCAGTGGTTCAAGGGCAAGTCGCTCGACGGCTCCTGCCCCATGGGCCCCTGGATCATCCCGGCCGATGAGCTGGACGCCTCCGACATCGCCATCCAGCTCTGGGTGAATGACGAGATGCGGCAATCCTCGCGCACCAGCAAGATGATCTTCGACGTGGGGCAGATCATGCACCACCTCTCGCTGGGCTTCACGCTGCGCCCCGGCGACCTGATCATGACCGGCACGCCCGAGGGCGTGGGCTATGCCATGGACCCGCCCCAGGTGCTCAAGACCGGCGACGTGGTGAAGATCGCGGTCGAGGGGATCGGGGAGCTGGTGAACCCGGTGGGCTGA
- a CDS encoding TetR/AcrR family transcriptional regulator, whose protein sequence is MTDGSAKPRRRRKEARPGEILEAGLAEFTERGFGPARMEDIARRAGVAKGTVFRYFPTKEALFEAAVQSRLGPVLAGAEAALADPPGTATEMLRALIIEAHRGVMDSDMPQIMRMVLTEGPRFPQLLEAYHRLSMARGQEVIQRVLARGVAAGEFRDSALLRAPMLIMAPALMAAMWRLNFERLDPLPREALLEGHLEMVFGALASDGRRGEPAVSPPGSPAPRSPRPRSSPRRRS, encoded by the coding sequence ATGACCGATGGGTCAGCAAAGCCGCGCCGGCGGCGGAAGGAGGCGCGGCCGGGTGAAATCCTGGAGGCGGGCCTCGCCGAATTCACCGAGCGTGGCTTCGGCCCGGCGCGCATGGAGGACATCGCCCGCCGCGCCGGCGTGGCGAAGGGCACCGTGTTCCGCTACTTCCCGACGAAGGAGGCGCTGTTCGAGGCCGCTGTGCAGTCGCGCCTGGGCCCCGTGCTGGCCGGCGCCGAGGCGGCCCTGGCCGACCCGCCCGGCACGGCCACGGAGATGCTGCGCGCCCTTATCATCGAGGCGCATCGCGGCGTGATGGACAGCGACATGCCGCAGATCATGCGCATGGTGCTGACCGAGGGGCCGCGCTTCCCGCAACTGCTCGAAGCCTATCACCGCCTGTCCATGGCGCGCGGGCAGGAGGTGATCCAGCGGGTGCTGGCGCGCGGGGTCGCGGCGGGCGAGTTCCGGGACAGCGCCCTGCTGCGGGCGCCCATGCTGATCATGGCGCCCGCGCTGATGGCCGCGATGTGGCGGCTGAACTTCGAGCGGCTCGACCCCCTGCCCCGCGAGGCCCTGCTGGAGGGCCACCTGGAGATGGTGTTCGGCGCGCTGGCCTCCGATGGGAGGCGCGGCGAACCCGCCGTCAGCCCACCGGGTTCACCAGCTCCCCGATCCCCTCGACCGCGATCTTCACCACGTCGCCGGTCTTGA
- a CDS encoding HlyD family efflux transporter periplasmic adaptor subunit, protein MLAIGRLVPRSRVITIAPPFGGGDARLAELRVREGDTVEEGAILATLDSAPALAAALAAAEAQRAQREAALAQTLLSVATSLAEAEAALARAEASLPVLRRDLERAEALAARGATPAQTLDQRRLAHAQAEQDAARARAALARHAGPPDTQPDILLARRNLDAAAAERDRAAADLARATIRAPSAGTVLTLHARPGERPGNAGLMTFARLDDMIAEIEVHEDRVARLRPGAPVTLASPALEAPLHGTLDHLGREVQRQTLTDPSPAAATDARVVRAVVALEGEAARRAAALVNLQVTARITP, encoded by the coding sequence GTGCTCGCCATCGGCCGGCTGGTGCCGCGCAGCCGCGTCATCACCATCGCTCCCCCCTTCGGTGGTGGTGATGCGCGGCTGGCGGAGCTTCGGGTGCGCGAAGGCGACACGGTGGAGGAGGGCGCCATCCTCGCCACGCTCGACAGCGCGCCCGCCCTCGCCGCCGCCCTGGCCGCCGCCGAGGCGCAGCGCGCCCAGCGCGAGGCGGCCCTCGCCCAGACCCTGCTCTCCGTCGCCACCAGCCTGGCCGAGGCGGAGGCCGCGCTCGCCCGCGCCGAGGCCTCCCTCCCCGTGCTCCGCCGCGACCTGGAGCGCGCGGAGGCCCTGGCCGCGCGCGGCGCCACGCCGGCCCAGACGCTGGACCAGCGGCGCCTGGCCCACGCCCAGGCCGAGCAGGACGCTGCCCGCGCCCGCGCCGCCCTGGCCCGCCACGCCGGCCCGCCCGACACCCAGCCGGACATCCTGCTGGCCCGCCGCAACCTCGACGCCGCCGCCGCCGAGCGCGACCGCGCCGCGGCCGACCTGGCCCGCGCCACCATCCGGGCCCCCAGCGCGGGCACGGTGCTGACCCTGCACGCCCGCCCCGGCGAGCGGCCGGGCAATGCCGGGCTGATGACCTTCGCGCGCCTCGACGACATGATCGCGGAGATCGAGGTGCATGAGGACCGCGTGGCCCGCCTGCGCCCGGGCGCGCCAGTCACGCTCGCCTCGCCAGCGTTGGAGGCGCCGCTGCACGGCACGCTGGACCATCTGGGCCGCGAGGTGCAGCGCCAGACCCTGACCGACCCGAGCCCCGCCGCCGCCACCGATGCGCGCGTGGTGCGCGCCGTGGTGGCCTTGGAGGGCGAAGCCGCCAGGCGCGCGGCGGCGCTGGTCAACCTCCAGGTCACGGCGCGGATCACGCCGTGA
- a CDS encoding FtsX-like permease family protein: MIALATRLLGRLPIGWLQLAHRRGRFLAAVLGVGFANLLVFMQLGFMGALTGTVGLPYAALEADILIQAPDANTLTDGSPLPRQRMLDALAVPGVAAAAPVFMGKLEWRSADGSARSLDVMGVDPRLPSLRALEGRRDVLTLPGAAFIDRATRNVPPGVFAGLDAGTPQRFEFQGRSLTLHGSFRIGGSFSGDGWLVMSDQSFMGLFRNRSLRAPNLILVRAAPGQDAAALAARINAALPGADAVARTLDVALARDRTFQTTQRPVGIIFGMGVLMGALVGLIIVYQVLSSDVADHLREYATMKAMGYRQGFFLGIIMEQAVVLAAFGFIPGSLMAYGLYALLTAVTGIDVLMPPERLLGVLLGTVVMCVASGALATRRLVRADPAELF, from the coding sequence GTGATCGCGCTGGCCACCCGGCTGCTGGGGCGGCTGCCCATCGGCTGGCTGCAGCTCGCGCACCGGCGCGGCCGCTTCCTCGCCGCCGTGCTGGGCGTGGGCTTCGCCAATTTGCTGGTCTTCATGCAGCTGGGCTTCATGGGCGCGCTGACCGGCACCGTGGGCCTTCCCTATGCCGCGCTGGAGGCCGACATCCTGATCCAGGCGCCCGATGCGAACACGCTCACCGATGGCAGCCCCCTGCCGCGCCAGCGCATGCTGGACGCGCTGGCGGTGCCCGGCGTCGCCGCCGCCGCACCCGTCTTCATGGGCAAGCTGGAATGGCGCTCGGCCGATGGTTCCGCGCGCTCATTGGACGTGATGGGGGTGGACCCGCGCCTGCCCTCGCTGCGCGCGCTGGAAGGCCGGCGCGACGTGCTGACCCTGCCCGGCGCCGCCTTCATTGACCGCGCCACGCGCAACGTGCCGCCCGGGGTCTTCGCCGGCCTCGACGCCGGCACGCCGCAGCGCTTCGAATTCCAGGGCCGGAGCCTGACGCTGCATGGCAGCTTCCGCATCGGCGGCAGCTTCAGCGGCGATGGCTGGCTGGTGATGTCGGACCAGAGCTTCATGGGCCTGTTCCGCAACCGCTCGCTTCGCGCGCCCAACCTGATCCTGGTGCGCGCCGCGCCGGGGCAGGATGCGGCGGCGCTGGCCGCGCGCATCAACGCCGCGCTGCCGGGCGCCGACGCCGTGGCCCGCACCCTGGACGTGGCCCTGGCGCGCGACCGGACCTTCCAGACCACGCAGCGCCCGGTGGGCATCATCTTCGGCATGGGCGTGCTGATGGGCGCGCTGGTGGGCCTCATCATCGTCTACCAGGTGCTGTCCTCGGACGTGGCGGACCATCTGCGCGAATACGCGACCATGAAGGCCATGGGCTACCGGCAGGGCTTCTTCCTCGGCATCATCATGGAGCAGGCGGTGGTGCTGGCCGCCTTCGGCTTCATCCCCGGCAGCCTCATGGCCTACGGGCTCTACGCGCTGCTGACGGCGGTGACGGGCATTGACGTGCTGATGCCGCCCGAACGCCTGCTGGGCGTCCTGCTCGGCACGGTGGTGATGTGCGTGGCATCGGGCGCGCTGGCCACGCGGCGCCTCGTCCGCGCCGACCCGGCGGAGCTGTTCTGA